One Paenisporosarcina sp. FSL H8-0542 genomic region harbors:
- the queG gene encoding tRNA epoxyqueuosine(34) reductase QueG, whose amino-acid sequence MNVNQFQQELITYAHSIGIDKIGFASSDPFRELKNRLKRQQELGYQSGFEEPDLEKRTVPSLLLDEAESIISIAIAYPSRMENAPQGKKGERRGIFARASWGMDYHTVLRDRLAKLELFIAEHIEDAKTRSMVDTGELSDRAVAERAGIGWSAKNCSVITAEFGSYVYLGEIITNIPFAPDTPMEDECGECRLCLDVCPTGALIEGGQLNAQRCIAFLTQTKTFLPDEFRTKIGNRIYGCDTCQTVCPKNKGKFNMHQIDFQPDPEIAKPLLLPLLKMSNKEFKTKFGHVSGSWRGKKPIQRNAILALAHFKEDSAIPDLIDLLQSDERPVIRGTAAWAIGKIGTSEGMEALQKALTVEKDPEVIEEILKGISFETIH is encoded by the coding sequence ATGAATGTCAATCAATTTCAACAAGAACTAATAACTTATGCACATTCCATTGGCATCGATAAAATCGGCTTTGCTTCTTCCGATCCTTTTCGTGAGTTGAAGAATCGATTGAAACGCCAACAGGAACTGGGGTACCAATCAGGCTTTGAAGAGCCTGACCTTGAAAAAAGAACAGTTCCATCGCTTTTGTTGGACGAAGCAGAGAGTATTATTTCAATCGCTATTGCCTATCCATCCCGCATGGAAAATGCACCGCAAGGGAAGAAAGGTGAGCGACGGGGGATTTTTGCCAGAGCCTCTTGGGGAATGGACTATCATACAGTGTTAAGGGACCGTTTAGCTAAATTGGAGCTGTTTATAGCGGAACATATTGAAGACGCTAAAACACGCTCTATGGTGGACACAGGAGAGTTGTCTGATCGGGCTGTTGCCGAACGTGCGGGAATCGGATGGAGCGCTAAAAATTGTTCGGTTATTACTGCGGAATTTGGATCGTATGTTTATTTGGGTGAAATTATTACGAACATTCCCTTCGCACCCGATACACCGATGGAAGATGAATGTGGAGAATGCCGATTGTGTTTGGACGTTTGTCCGACTGGTGCCTTGATTGAAGGTGGTCAGCTCAATGCGCAACGATGTATTGCTTTTTTGACTCAGACCAAAACATTTTTGCCAGATGAGTTCCGAACCAAAATCGGAAACCGCATCTATGGGTGTGATACGTGCCAAACGGTTTGTCCGAAAAATAAAGGTAAATTCAATATGCATCAAATTGATTTTCAGCCTGACCCTGAAATTGCAAAGCCGTTGCTATTACCACTGTTGAAAATGAGCAACAAGGAATTCAAAACTAAATTCGGCCATGTGTCCGGTTCCTGGAGAGGGAAGAAACCCATCCAAAGGAATGCCATTTTAGCACTGGCACATTTTAAAGAAGATAGTGCCATTCCGGATTTGATTGACTTACTCCAATCTGATGAACGACCGGTGATTCGTGGCACAGCTGCATGGGCCATAGGTAAGATTGGTACATCTGAAGGAATGGAAGCTTTGCAAAAAGCTTTAACAGTAGAGAAAGATCCAGAAGTGATTGAAGAAATTCTCAAAGGGATATCCTTTGAAACCATACATTGA
- a CDS encoding NCS2 family permease produces the protein MFRLNEHNTNVKTEILAGMTTFLTMVYIVIVNPVILADAGVPFDQVFLATIISAVIGTLWMGLFANYPIAIAPGMGLNAFFTYTVVISSNGEINYITAFSAVFIAGLLFIILSLTPLRKKLIEIIPENLKHGITAGIGLFIAFIGLRLSHLVEAHPQNLVKLGDLTSAPVLLTLFGLIITLILMVMNVYGALFYGMIVTGIVAFFTGQLKFEETLMKLPSLPEGIIVWNPAVAFMDVFHYGMFGIVISFLLVTLFDTTGTMIGVAKQAGLMKGNKMPRARQALLADSVATTVGAMFGTSPTSAYIESSSGVAVGGRTGLTSVTVAVLFIIAAFFGPLVSSLSSVAAITAPALIIVGSLMISAVKHIDWDSFDEAFPAFIIILTMPLTSSIATGIELGFILYPLLKIFKGQARKVHPLLYIFAALFLYQLLFLPH, from the coding sequence ATGTTTCGCTTAAATGAGCATAATACTAATGTAAAAACTGAAATCCTCGCAGGTATGACGACATTTCTGACGATGGTTTATATCGTAATTGTCAATCCGGTCATCTTGGCAGATGCTGGCGTACCTTTTGATCAAGTCTTTCTAGCAACTATTATTTCAGCAGTTATAGGTACTTTATGGATGGGGTTATTTGCAAACTATCCTATCGCCATTGCACCAGGTATGGGTTTAAATGCATTTTTCACTTACACCGTCGTTATTTCATCCAATGGAGAAATTAATTACATCACTGCATTTTCAGCAGTATTTATTGCCGGACTATTATTTATCATTTTATCTTTAACACCTTTACGTAAAAAATTAATCGAAATTATCCCTGAAAATTTAAAACATGGTATTACCGCTGGTATCGGCTTGTTTATCGCTTTTATCGGTCTGCGACTATCTCATTTGGTTGAAGCTCATCCCCAAAACTTGGTGAAGCTTGGCGATTTAACAAGTGCACCAGTATTGCTGACATTGTTCGGATTGATAATCACATTGATTTTGATGGTGATGAATGTTTACGGAGCTTTATTCTATGGAATGATTGTTACCGGAATTGTTGCTTTCTTCACAGGCCAACTGAAGTTTGAAGAAACATTGATGAAACTGCCGTCTTTACCAGAAGGCATCATTGTATGGAACCCAGCTGTTGCTTTTATGGATGTCTTCCATTATGGCATGTTCGGCATCGTTATTTCTTTCTTACTCGTTACTTTATTTGATACTACAGGAACGATGATTGGTGTTGCAAAACAAGCTGGGCTAATGAAAGGCAATAAAATGCCACGTGCAAGACAGGCTTTACTTGCAGATTCAGTAGCGACAACAGTCGGAGCTATGTTCGGTACAAGCCCAACATCTGCATACATCGAGTCGTCTTCAGGTGTAGCTGTTGGTGGTCGTACAGGTTTAACATCTGTTACTGTCGCTGTTTTATTCATCATTGCCGCTTTCTTTGGACCACTCGTTTCTTCGCTATCAAGTGTAGCTGCCATTACTGCACCAGCTTTGATTATTGTCGGTAGTTTGATGATCAGTGCAGTGAAGCATATCGATTGGGATTCTTTCGACGAGGCCTTCCCTGCTTTCATAATTATTTTAACAATGCCACTGACATCAAGTATTGCCACAGGTATTGAACTAGGATTCATCCTTTATCCATTATTAAAAATCTTTAAAGGCCAGGCACGAAAAGTACATCCGTTACTATATATCTTCGCTGCTCTGTTCCTGTATCAGTTACTATTCTTGCCTCATTAA
- a CDS encoding phenylalanine--tRNA ligase beta subunit-related protein — protein MKASIESSIFQIDAFIKIGINHYTKFVISESPQMLKGRMQLFQEHLFFDLQDKELTDYEGIKEWRALWKKFGADPGRYRPAMEAMMRRIRNQNYLQPLNSGVDLNNFFSLQYEIPVGLYDLSHVESDIHIELGVSDTTYTGINGRENNLHGILTIQDTIGPFGSPFVDSLRTAVSELTVDALQVFFLKPSMSIEAAEQLVTAAGKMFTQVNGGNFSSVILSKEQVQANLPTIS, from the coding sequence ATGAAAGCTTCTATAGAATCGTCCATTTTTCAAATCGACGCATTTATTAAAATAGGCATTAACCATTATACCAAATTTGTCATCTCAGAATCGCCTCAAATGTTAAAAGGACGCATGCAATTATTTCAAGAACACTTATTTTTTGACTTACAAGATAAAGAATTGACTGATTATGAAGGAATTAAAGAATGGCGGGCTCTTTGGAAAAAGTTTGGAGCCGATCCTGGTCGTTATCGCCCCGCCATGGAGGCCATGATGCGTCGAATTCGCAATCAAAACTATTTACAGCCTTTAAACAGTGGTGTGGATTTAAATAACTTCTTTTCCTTGCAATACGAAATCCCTGTTGGTCTTTATGATTTATCTCATGTAGAAAGTGATATTCACATAGAACTAGGAGTATCTGACACTACATATACCGGAATCAATGGACGTGAAAATAATTTACATGGCATCCTTACCATCCAAGATACGATAGGTCCATTTGGCAGCCCTTTTGTCGATTCACTCCGCACCGCTGTCAGTGAACTAACCGTTGACGCTTTACAAGTTTTCTTTTTAAAGCCTTCCATGTCGATTGAGGCTGCAGAGCAGCTTGTTACTGCGGCTGGCAAAATGTTTACACAAGTTAACGGAGGAAACTTTTCATCCGTAATTTTATCTAAAGAGCAGGTTCAGGCTAACTTGCCAACTATATCATGA
- a CDS encoding glutamate-1-semialdehyde 2,1-aminomutase — translation MNRTKSEALHEEALQHIVGGVNSPSRSYKAVGGGSPTVMERAQGAYFWDVDGNKYIDYLAAYGPIITGHAHPHITQAITKAAENGLLYGTPTPHEVKFAKMLKEAMPGMDKVRFVNSGTEAVMTTIRVSRAYTGRTKIMKFAGCYHGHSDLVLVAAGSGPATLGTPDSAGVPKSIAKEVITIPFNNPEAYKEAMEKWGDEIACILVEPIVGNFGIVEPKEGFLPLVHDIAKQKGALIVYDEVITAFRFHYGGAQDLLGLTPDLTALGKIIGGGLPIGAYGGRKEIMEQVAPLGPAYQAGTMAGNPASILSGIACLEVLKQPGIYEEMDRLGALLEEGILKAAAKHDVTITINRLMGALTIYFTDVKVENYEQAEATDGEIFGRFFKLMLEQGINLAPSKYEAWFLTTAHTEEDVKQSLIAVDYAFSKLA, via the coding sequence ATGAATAGAACTAAGTCAGAAGCATTACATGAAGAAGCTTTACAACATATCGTTGGAGGCGTTAACAGCCCTTCACGTTCATACAAAGCAGTCGGTGGCGGTTCACCAACTGTCATGGAAAGAGCACAAGGAGCATACTTTTGGGATGTAGATGGCAACAAATACATTGACTATCTTGCAGCTTATGGTCCCATCATTACTGGGCATGCCCATCCACATATTACGCAGGCCATTACTAAGGCAGCTGAAAATGGATTATTGTATGGTACACCTACTCCTCATGAAGTGAAATTCGCAAAAATGCTGAAAGAAGCTATGCCTGGGATGGATAAAGTCCGTTTTGTGAATTCGGGAACAGAAGCGGTCATGACGACGATTCGAGTATCACGTGCTTATACAGGACGTACCAAAATCATGAAATTTGCTGGATGTTACCATGGTCATTCGGATTTGGTTCTTGTAGCTGCCGGTTCTGGCCCTGCGACACTGGGTACTCCTGACTCTGCTGGTGTCCCTAAATCTATCGCAAAAGAAGTAATCACCATTCCTTTTAATAATCCAGAAGCTTATAAAGAAGCGATGGAAAAATGGGGCGACGAAATTGCTTGTATTTTAGTTGAACCTATCGTCGGTAATTTTGGGATTGTCGAACCGAAAGAAGGCTTTTTACCTCTTGTGCATGATATTGCCAAACAAAAAGGTGCACTTATTGTTTATGATGAAGTAATTACAGCATTCCGCTTCCACTACGGTGGTGCACAAGATTTACTTGGTTTGACACCTGATTTGACTGCTCTTGGGAAAATCATCGGGGGTGGCTTGCCAATCGGCGCATACGGCGGACGAAAAGAAATTATGGAACAAGTCGCACCACTAGGACCAGCTTACCAAGCGGGAACTATGGCAGGAAATCCAGCGTCTATATTATCTGGAATTGCATGTTTAGAAGTACTGAAGCAACCGGGTATATATGAAGAAATGGATCGTTTAGGTGCACTGTTGGAAGAAGGTATTTTGAAAGCAGCCGCTAAACATGACGTGACAATCACAATCAATCGTTTAATGGGTGCATTGACAATTTACTTCACGGATGTGAAAGTAGAAAATTATGAACAAGCCGAAGCGACTGATGGCGAGATTTTTGGACGATTCTTTAAACTAATGCTGGAACAGGGTATCAACTTGGCTCCTTCGAAGTATGAGGCTTGGTTCCTGACGACTGCTCACACTGAAGAAGATGTTAAACAATCGTTAATCGCTGTGGATTATGCATTTTCAAAACTTGCCTAA
- a CDS encoding cob(I)yrinic acid a,c-diamide adenosyltransferase, whose amino-acid sequence MKIYTKTGDKGTTSLIYGSRVAKNDALVEAYGTCDEANSMIGVALSFIQNEFFEEKETVLQAFHQIQTTLFHVGAELATPAGKEVKWKLEDSEITKLENLIDEWDAQLPSLQNFILPSGHPAGATLHVARTIVRRAERSAVSIGDSVSPLVLAYLNRLSDFLFVAARFVNLRLGQKEKGLHAE is encoded by the coding sequence GTGAAAATTTATACTAAAACAGGCGACAAAGGGACAACTTCACTTATTTATGGATCGCGAGTTGCAAAGAATGATGCTTTGGTAGAAGCTTATGGTACATGCGACGAAGCGAATTCCATGATAGGAGTTGCCCTCAGTTTTATCCAAAATGAGTTTTTTGAAGAAAAAGAGACTGTTTTGCAAGCTTTCCATCAAATCCAAACTACCCTTTTTCATGTGGGAGCGGAACTGGCCACACCTGCTGGAAAAGAAGTGAAATGGAAACTGGAAGATAGTGAAATCACAAAACTTGAAAATTTAATCGATGAATGGGATGCGCAGTTGCCGTCATTACAAAACTTCATTTTGCCTAGCGGTCATCCTGCCGGGGCGACCCTGCATGTAGCTCGCACCATAGTTCGACGCGCTGAGCGTTCTGCGGTCAGTATTGGCGATAGCGTATCTCCACTTGTTTTAGCTTACTTAAACCGTTTATCTGATTTCTTATTTGTTGCTGCACGCTTCGTTAACTTGCGCCTAGGTCAGAAAGAAAAAGGATTACACGCTGAGTAG
- a CDS encoding nucleotidyltransferase-like protein, which yields MEQILRPIYQERASQPNTLGVILVEKREKVSQITDTFDTILLILAKDATQPVFTKHYTFNDKKAAMHIVTEKQLRKWLLLGTNRKIVDWIFYGRVMFDRNEFVHELKTELKDFPFYGRKIKMGIEFAKLLRRYLEGKVFFEQKNYMDAYNHIVDSLHHLARLAVFENGMHPEVTVWSQVKIIEPSIYKLYEELLSSEEPIDKRLELLFLASEFMIHSRTKDGSRHILEVMSQKDHWTIQELHEQEELRNYSVDLEVFIEFLVEKGYIHVERIETKSDKIFHRYYKVEQIDEEAPQ from the coding sequence TTGGAACAAATTCTGCGTCCTATTTATCAGGAAAGAGCGAGCCAACCAAATACGCTCGGCGTCATTTTAGTCGAGAAGAGAGAAAAAGTTAGTCAAATAACGGATACATTCGATACTATTCTTTTAATATTAGCTAAAGATGCAACACAGCCTGTGTTTACGAAACATTATACATTTAACGATAAAAAAGCAGCGATGCACATTGTTACTGAGAAACAGTTACGGAAATGGTTACTTCTTGGAACTAATAGAAAAATCGTGGACTGGATTTTTTATGGACGTGTCATGTTCGACCGTAATGAATTTGTTCATGAATTGAAAACTGAGTTAAAAGATTTTCCCTTTTATGGACGTAAAATTAAAATGGGAATTGAATTTGCAAAACTTTTGCGTCGTTATTTAGAAGGAAAAGTGTTCTTTGAACAAAAAAACTACATGGATGCATACAATCATATTGTGGATTCCTTGCACCATCTTGCACGACTGGCTGTTTTTGAAAACGGCATGCATCCTGAAGTAACTGTTTGGTCGCAGGTCAAAATAATTGAACCCTCCATCTATAAACTATATGAAGAATTGCTATCAAGCGAAGAACCAATCGATAAAAGATTGGAGCTATTGTTCTTAGCAAGTGAGTTTATGATCCATTCAAGAACCAAAGACGGGTCACGTCATATATTAGAAGTCATGAGCCAAAAAGATCATTGGACGATTCAAGAATTGCACGAACAAGAAGAGCTCAGAAACTATTCGGTCGACTTGGAAGTCTTTATTGAATTTCTTGTAGAGAAGGGCTACATCCACGTAGAACGAATAGAGACGAAGAGTGATAAAATCTTTCACCGCTACTATAAAGTTGAACAAATTGATGAGGAAGCACCACAGTAA
- a CDS encoding aromatic acid exporter family protein yields MKLGARIVKTGVAIVFALYMADLLHLPSPVFAGIAAIFALQPSIYRSYLTIIEQIQGNIIGAGIAVIFALLFGHNYVAVGLAAVITIAIMLKLKLEKSISLALVTIIAIMEVQNDDFITFALIRFTTIVVGVLAAFVVNLVFMPPKYETKLFQSIHSTTDELIRWTRLAERQASEHNATKHTLEKLRERLIKVDQFYLFYKEERSYFRNEKRAKARKLVVYRQMISTANKSWDVLKRLHLHENELANLPDQFRLMIQERLDFLLTYHEQLHLKYTGKLKPEHSFWNGSDATLQRHEVMEIFAREIALSKEEESFSSYHLLHVLSAILDYEEQLEHLDTLIISHQNYHGEEIKVELEDGF; encoded by the coding sequence ATGAAACTTGGTGCACGAATCGTTAAAACAGGTGTCGCAATCGTTTTTGCGCTCTACATGGCTGATTTATTGCATTTACCGTCTCCTGTTTTTGCAGGAATCGCGGCAATATTTGCCCTTCAACCTTCCATTTACCGCTCCTATTTAACAATTATTGAACAGATTCAAGGTAATATTATTGGTGCAGGAATTGCAGTTATTTTTGCTCTTTTATTTGGCCACAATTATGTAGCCGTGGGTTTAGCCGCTGTTATCACGATTGCTATCATGTTGAAATTAAAATTAGAGAAGTCCATTTCACTTGCGCTTGTGACAATTATTGCGATTATGGAAGTACAGAACGATGACTTTATAACATTTGCTCTAATTCGTTTTACAACTATTGTGGTCGGTGTGCTTGCCGCATTTGTAGTTAACTTAGTATTCATGCCACCGAAGTATGAAACCAAGTTATTTCAATCGATTCATTCGACTACCGATGAGTTGATTCGCTGGACGCGATTAGCGGAACGTCAAGCTTCTGAACATAATGCCACAAAACATACGCTTGAAAAGTTGCGAGAACGATTAATAAAAGTCGATCAGTTTTATTTATTCTATAAAGAAGAGCGTAGCTACTTCCGAAATGAAAAACGTGCGAAAGCCCGAAAACTTGTGGTATATCGTCAAATGATTTCAACCGCTAATAAAAGCTGGGATGTTCTGAAACGTCTTCATTTACATGAAAATGAATTGGCCAATCTCCCAGATCAATTTCGTTTGATGATTCAAGAAAGACTGGACTTTTTGTTGACATATCATGAACAGCTACATCTGAAATATACAGGAAAGTTAAAACCGGAACATTCGTTTTGGAACGGCAGTGATGCTACGCTTCAACGTCATGAAGTAATGGAAATATTCGCGAGAGAAATCGCACTCTCCAAAGAAGAAGAGTCTTTTTCTTCATATCATTTACTGCATGTACTTTCTGCAATTTTGGATTATGAAGAACAACTGGAACACTTAGATACGCTTATCATTTCCCACCAGAATTATCACGGTGAAGAAATAAAAGTCGAGCTTGAAGATGGATTTTAA
- a CDS encoding YgzB family protein: protein MKPYKNKINRIRSFALSLIFIGFVIMYIGIFFRENQIVMTLFMFLGLLAIIGSTGVYAWIGMLSTKAVQVVCPNCGKYTKVLGRVDMCMYCKEPLTLDPTLEGQEFDESLNRKR from the coding sequence ATGAAACCTTATAAAAATAAAATAAATCGAATTCGTTCGTTTGCATTATCATTGATTTTCATCGGTTTTGTCATCATGTATATCGGCATCTTCTTCCGAGAAAATCAAATCGTCATGACTCTGTTTATGTTTTTAGGTCTGCTAGCCATTATAGGCAGCACAGGTGTATACGCATGGATTGGAATGCTTTCCACGAAAGCAGTTCAAGTTGTCTGCCCTAACTGCGGAAAGTATACCAAAGTTTTAGGTCGTGTTGATATGTGTATGTATTGTAAAGAACCACTTACATTAGATCCTACTTTAGAAGGTCAGGAATTTGATGAATCTTTAAACCGAAAAAGATAA
- the perR gene encoding peroxide-responsive transcriptional repressor PerR — protein sequence MTEMHLRDALDNLKSTGVRITPQRHAILEFLIQSMIHPTADDIYRALEGKFPNMSVATVYNNLRVFREAGLVKELTYGDSSSRFDFVTNDHYHIICDNCGKIVDFHYPGLDEVEQLASHVTGFKVNSHRMEIYGTCPNCETSAIKVQ from the coding sequence ATGACTGAAATGCATTTACGTGACGCATTGGATAATTTGAAATCAACAGGAGTCCGAATTACACCACAGCGTCATGCGATTTTAGAATTTCTCATCCAATCCATGATTCATCCAACAGCAGATGATATATATAGAGCGCTTGAAGGGAAATTCCCAAACATGAGCGTAGCGACGGTATATAATAATCTTCGTGTTTTTAGAGAAGCCGGATTAGTAAAAGAATTAACCTATGGCGATTCATCGAGTCGGTTTGATTTCGTTACCAATGATCACTATCACATTATTTGTGATAATTGTGGCAAAATTGTTGATTTCCATTATCCAGGTTTAGATGAGGTAGAACAATTAGCTTCTCACGTCACTGGATTCAAAGTAAATTCGCATCGTATGGAGATTTACGGAACATGTCCGAACTGTGAAACATCAGCTATAAAAGTTCAATAG
- the trmL gene encoding tRNA (uridine(34)/cytosine(34)/5-carboxymethylaminomethyluridine(34)-2'-O)-methyltransferase TrmL, with protein sequence MAIHVVLYQPLIPANTGNIARTCAGTDTKLHLIRPLGFSTDDKMLKRAGLDYWEHVDIHYYDALEELFAKYPEGEFFFLTKHGSKPHTTYNYSEIEKDFFFVFGKETSGLPRELIDANQDRCLRIPMNDNVRSLNLSNTAAILIYEALRQQDYPNLD encoded by the coding sequence ATGGCTATACATGTGGTACTTTATCAACCACTTATCCCAGCAAATACAGGTAACATTGCACGTACGTGTGCAGGGACGGATACGAAATTACATTTAATACGACCATTAGGGTTTTCAACCGACGATAAAATGCTAAAACGTGCAGGGCTCGATTACTGGGAGCATGTTGATATTCACTACTATGACGCTTTAGAAGAGTTGTTTGCTAAATATCCGGAAGGGGAGTTTTTCTTCCTTACGAAGCATGGGTCTAAACCACATACTACGTATAACTATAGCGAGATTGAGAAAGATTTCTTTTTCGTCTTCGGAAAAGAAACGTCTGGTTTGCCTCGTGAATTGATTGATGCGAATCAAGACCGTTGCCTACGTATTCCTATGAATGATAATGTACGCTCATTAAATTTGTCTAATACAGCTGCTATTTTAATTTATGAAGCACTGCGTCAACAAGATTATCCGAATTTAGATTAA
- a CDS encoding D-2-hydroxyacid dehydrogenase, with protein sequence MINVLFTFPVKEYLIEELLTEFPKVEFIFSSIKDENALKRAEIIVTYGEDISKETLDQALSLKWLMVASAGLEKMPLRDIAKRNILVTNVKGIHKTPMSESVLAHLLALKRALPWMYKQQENSEWSKRSGSMELFGSTALIIGPGAIGSEIGRLLQAFGVTTIGCNRSGRKAPNMNAMITFDQLNEELPKVDIIISVLPSTSETRGLITYNHFVLMKEDAIFMNFGRGDLVKEEQLIQAMKERQIAYAVLDVFESEPLDDSHPLWKMEGVIVSPHVSSHSSEYVPRALKIFRHNLHEWMETGSNFQNVIDLEKGY encoded by the coding sequence ATGATCAATGTACTTTTTACTTTTCCGGTTAAGGAATATTTGATAGAAGAATTACTGACTGAGTTTCCGAAAGTTGAGTTCATTTTTTCTTCTATTAAAGATGAAAATGCACTTAAACGAGCTGAAATCATTGTGACCTATGGCGAAGATATTTCAAAAGAAACACTTGATCAAGCACTTTCGTTGAAATGGCTCATGGTTGCTTCTGCGGGATTAGAAAAAATGCCGCTTCGTGATATTGCGAAGCGAAACATTTTAGTTACCAATGTCAAAGGTATTCACAAAACACCAATGTCTGAATCCGTCCTAGCACATTTACTTGCCCTTAAACGTGCTTTACCGTGGATGTATAAACAACAGGAAAACAGTGAATGGAGTAAGCGCTCAGGGTCTATGGAGCTTTTTGGAAGTACGGCTCTGATAATTGGCCCTGGTGCTATCGGCAGTGAAATCGGTCGGTTGTTGCAAGCGTTTGGCGTAACAACAATTGGTTGCAATCGCTCTGGGCGAAAAGCACCCAACATGAATGCAATGATTACTTTTGATCAATTAAATGAAGAACTACCCAAAGTTGATATCATCATTTCTGTCTTACCAAGTACATCGGAAACAAGGGGTCTTATTACATATAATCATTTCGTATTAATGAAGGAAGATGCAATTTTTATGAATTTTGGTCGTGGTGATCTGGTAAAAGAGGAACAACTCATACAAGCAATGAAGGAACGTCAAATTGCTTATGCTGTTCTTGATGTTTTTGAGAGTGAACCACTTGATGACAGTCATCCGCTTTGGAAAATGGAAGGGGTTATTGTTTCACCTCATGTTTCCAGCCATTCTTCAGAATATGTACCACGAGCTCTAAAGATTTTCCGGCATAACCTACATGAATGGATGGAAACGGGATCGAATTTTCAAAATGTCATAGACTTAGAAAAGGGGTATTAA
- the bcp gene encoding thioredoxin-dependent thiol peroxidase: protein MTTLEGMQAPDFTLRNEKGEEVSLRNYAGNKYVLLYFYPKDSTPGCTTEACDFRDMHESFRDLNAVILGVSPDGERAHTKFIEKHGLPFSLLIDEDHAVAESYGVWVLKKMFGKEYMGIERSTFLIDPTGTVVKEWRKVKVKGHVEDALVTLRELVTAK, encoded by the coding sequence ATGACAACACTTGAAGGCATGCAAGCACCAGATTTCACATTACGAAACGAAAAAGGGGAAGAAGTTTCACTGCGAAATTACGCTGGGAATAAATATGTGCTGCTTTATTTTTATCCGAAAGATTCTACTCCAGGGTGCACAACTGAAGCGTGTGATTTCAGAGATATGCACGAATCTTTCCGTGACCTGAATGCCGTTATTTTAGGAGTCAGCCCAGACGGGGAACGAGCGCACACAAAGTTCATTGAAAAACACGGATTACCATTTTCATTATTGATTGATGAAGACCATGCAGTTGCAGAGTCGTATGGAGTTTGGGTTCTTAAAAAAATGTTTGGTAAAGAATATATGGGAATCGAACGTTCCACATTCCTAATCGATCCGACGGGAACTGTCGTAAAAGAATGGCGTAAAGTAAAAGTGAAGGGACACGTGGAAGATGCTCTCGTAACTTTGCGTGAATTAGTGACAGCTAAATGA
- a CDS encoding DUF5658 family protein yields MNISNKDKGDKMVGWAWLLVVLNSLDGIATYVGITMLIISEANPLLIKLDPFTILIIKLFLSTLFAVFILKYPFQQFGKCFKYVLSFANACYLSVFLFHIFWIGMSIMS; encoded by the coding sequence TTGAATATATCAAATAAAGATAAAGGTGATAAAATGGTTGGCTGGGCTTGGCTGTTAGTTGTATTAAATAGTTTGGATGGAATTGCCACATATGTCGGAATCACAATGTTGATTATCTCCGAAGCTAATCCACTATTAATAAAGTTAGACCCGTTTACTATTCTCATAATTAAACTGTTTTTAAGCACCCTTTTTGCAGTATTTATTTTAAAATATCCATTCCAACAGTTTGGTAAATGTTTTAAATACGTATTGAGTTTTGCCAATGCCTGTTATCTAAGTGTTTTCTTATTTCACATTTTTTGGATTGGCATGAGCATTATGTCTTAA